The genomic segment TGGCAGTCCAGCTCGCAGGGCCACCACTCGTCCTCGTCCTCGGGGGTGCCGCGGGTCGCGGTGAAGAAGAGGAGCCTGCCGTGTCCGTTGCTGCCGCCCGACTCGGCGACGGGGCCGACGTCGATGCCGGCCGCGAGGAGCCGCTCCAGGGCTTCGAGGCCCGCGTCCAGCGGTACGTCGAGGACGTCGTGGACCATGCCGGTCGCGGTGATGAAGTTGGCCTGGGGCTGGTGGCGCGCCCACCGCTCGATCTGGCCGCGGTCGGTCGTGGACTGCGTCTGCCAGGCGAAGGAGACGGGGTGCCGGGCCGGGGTGGGGCAGCCGATGCGGTCGCAGGAACATCGGTACCCCGACGGATACGCGGCGGGCGCGAGGGGCAGCCCGGCCCCCGCGGCGGCGAGGAGCAGGTCCTCGCGGGCCCGGTCATCCGCCGACGTGTCCTTCGGACGCCGGCGGAGCCACTGGGAAATCCTGCTCCGCCCGCCGGACCGGCTGCCGAACTCCGCGCCCATCTAGCCCCTCACCTCGCCGTTGTGCCGAAAGCATGACCCCATGGTCGCACCATCCTGCGCCTACGGGGGCCGGAGCTCACATCCGGGGTCCGCGGGGGTGATGCCAGCCTGTGGGTGACATAGCGGTCTATTTCAGTGCAAGGAGTGATGTACCGGCCTACCGTGGGCGCCATGGTCATTAGGACTGTGCTGACGGGCCTCACGGCGCTCACCCTCACGGCACCGAACGGCTTCCTCGCCCCGATCGAGTGGGGCGGCGGACCCCTGACCGTGGAGGCGCTCCCCCGCGTCGTCTACACGGCGCACCGCGGCGGAGCCCTGGAGGTACCGGAGAACAGCATGTCGGGCCTCCTGGCGGCCTTCGAACGCGGCACGGCACAGGTCATCGACTTCGATACGCGGATACTGCGCGACGGCACGCTGGTGGTCATGCACGACGACACCGTGGACCGCACCACGTACACCTCGGGTTCGGTCCGCCGCATGGACCGGTGGGACTGGCTGGGCGTCCGGCTGCGGCCGGGGACGGAGCTGCCGGGCAGCTGGCGGCCCGAGCGGCCGCCGACGGTCGCGGAGGTCCTCGACCGGTTCGGCGGGAAGATCATGCTGATGCTGGAGGCCAAGGATCCCAAGAGCCTCGATCCGCTGGCCCGGCTGATCCGCTCGCGCAGGCTGACCCGCTCGGTGTTCGTGAACACCAACGACCCGGCGGTCGCCCGGCGCGCCCACCGGCTCGGGCTGCTCGCCCAGCTGTGGCGTTCCCGGCGGCAGATGCTCACCGACCGCCCGGAGGGGTGGGCGGCGTTCGTGGACGTCCTGGACGTGGACCACAAGGCGCGCGACGGCGATCTGCTGCGCGCGGTCAACTCGGGCATCCCCCGGGTGTGGGCGCACACGGTGACCAGGCCGAGGCAGCGGGACCGGGTGCTGTGGCTCGGCTGCAACGGCGTGATCACGGACGCCCCCGGTCTGCTCTCGCGCACGCCGGTCAAGAAGTACAAGCCGGTGAAGGTGGGCGGGCCCGCCAGGCGCTGAGTCAGGACGTCGCGGGGCGCGGGGCGATGCCGTAGAGGGCGTACTCCACGAGCTTGTCGGCGTAGTCGTGGGTGAGGGGGCCCGAGCGCATCAGCCAGCGCTGGGCGAGCGGGCTCGACCACAGTTCCAGGGCGATGCGCGGGTCGATGCCGGGGGCGACCTGGCCTGCCTCGCGGGCCTGCTCGACGCGGGTCACGTAGAGCTGGAGCTGCGGCTCCAGGAGCTTCTCGACGAATTCGGCGCCCAGCTCGGGGTTGAGCAGTCCCTCGGCGGCCAGCGCGCGGTAGGGGGCGTCGTACTTGGCGTCGTTGAACTCGTCGACGGTGGCCCGCAGCACGTACTTGAGGTCGGCCTCCAGGTCGCCCGTGTTCGGGATCTCCGTCTGGACGTCGGTCCGGCCCGCGCCCTCGCTCGCGGCGCGGGCGGCCTGTTCGCCGAGGTCGAGGAAGGCGTCGAGCAGGACGGCGCCCTTGGACGTCCACCAGCGGTAGATCGTCTGCTTGCCGACGCCGGCGCGGGCGGCGATGGCCTCGATCGTGAGCTTCGCGTAGCCGACCTCGGTGACGAGGGCGAGGGCGGCGTCGTAGATCGCGCGGCGCGAGCGTTCGCTGCGGCGCGTGGAGTCGGGAGCTGTCTTCTGGGCCATGCCTCGAATGTAGCAGCGGGCGAACCGAGACGTCCCGTCTTGACAAGACGTGTCGTCTCGCCGGGTGCCCGCGTCCGGCATGGCACGGATGGTGCGGTGACCATTTCGGCAACCACCCGTTCGGTGCACAGCGCGAAGGCTCCTCACACCGCACTATGGGCATCAACTGCCCCACCAAGGGCAGCACATGACCCTGCGGTACGTGAGGAGCCTTCTTTGTCCCGTAATCCTCGCTCTCCTCGGCGCGCCACACCCCGGCGCTATCTGATGTGCCCACCGGCACACTTCAAGGTCACCTACTCCATCAACCCCTGGATGGACCCCGCCAAACCGGTCGACGTCCCCCTCGCCATCGCCCAGTGGGAGGACCTGCGCGACCGCTACCGCTCGCTCGGCCACACCGTCGAGGAGCTCACCCCCCGGCCCGGCCTGCCGGACATGGTCTACGCGGCGAACGGCGCGACCGTCGTCGGGGGCCGCGTGCTCGGCGCCCGCTTCGCCTACGCCGAGCGCGAGCAGGAGGCCGCGGCCCACCTGGAGTGGTTCCGCGCCCACGGCTTCACCGAGATCCACGAACCCGTCCACATCAACGAGGGCGAGGGCGACTTCGCCGTCACCGCCTCCTACGTCCTGGCAGGACGCGGCTTCCGGGCCAGCCCGCTCTCCCACGGCGAGGCACAGGAGTGCTTCGGCCGCCCGGTCATCGGCCTCGACCTCGTCGACCCCCGCTACTACCACCTGGACACGGCGCTCGCCGTCCTGGACGACGCGGCGGACGAGGTCATGTACTACCCGCCGGCCTTCTCGCCCGGCAGCCGCGCGGTCCTGCGGCGGCTCTTCCCCGACGCGCTGATCGCCGAGGAGCCCGACGCCGTGGCGCTCGGGCTCAACGCCGTGTCCGACGGGCTCCACGTGCTGCTCCCGCAGGCCGCGGCGGGCCTCTTCCAGCCGCTGCGCGAGCGCGGCTACGAACCCGTCCCGATGGATCTGAGCGAACTGCTCAAGGGCGGCGGCAGCGTGAAGTGCTGCACGCAGGAGCTGCGGAGCTAGCCGGCCGCCCGTCAGCCCTTTCGCAGTTCGGCCGGGCAGAGCCGGCGCGGCTCGTCGTCGCCCTTCAGGCGGGCGTCGACGCAGCCGCCCGGCAGCCCGCCGTGCGCCTTTGTGCCGAAGTTGGCCGTGACGGTCAGCGTGCCCCCGCCGAACACCGTGCGCTGGACCGAATTCCCGGCGGTATCGGCGGTCAGGCGCTCGTACGAGGTGAGGGGCTCGATGCCCGCGGCCTCGTGCAGCGGCGCGAAGTACTTCTGGAGCGCGGCGAGTTCGGCGCCGTGCTTCTTCAGGGACGGGCCGTCGAGGACGTAGTTGAGGGGGGTGTTGTAGAGCATCGCGGTCAGCGCGCGGTCGGTCTTCTGGTCCGGCAGCTTCTCGTACGAGAGCTCCCAGCGCTCGGCGTTGACGAGCGAGCCGTGCAGCGCGGTCTCGTAGAGCGGCACGCGGTAGCGCGGGTCGTACATCGCCTTGGCGAGTTCGGCGGGCAATGCGACCGGCTTGAAGAAGACGCCGGGAGCGGTCTCCGGGTAGTAGCCGCCCCACTTCTCGCGGTCCTTCTGCAGCTTCCACAGGCCGTCGGCGACCGGGGTGCCCGCGCCGTGGTCGAAGGCGAGGGCCTGGTTCGCCCAGGCTCCGGCGGTCTCCGAGCCGAGGACGAGGCCGCCCTTCCCGTGCTCCGCGATGCGCTTCATCCGCGCGAGGCGGTTCGTGCGGTCCTTCGCCTTGGTCATGCGGTGACCCTCGGCGTGGTCGCGGAAGAGTTCGCCGGTGGCGTCCACGTCGAGGAAGTAGCTGTCGGCGCCGTTGGCGACCATGGAGCGGGTGCGGTCAGCGAGGTGGTGCTCGCGCGGCTCGGACTGCTCGAAGGCCTGGGAGCTGAGGTAGCAGCCGCGGCCGCCGAACCCGGTCTCGGGCTTGCCCTCGGCGTCCCGCACGCAGTAGTCGGGGTAGACGGTGCCCGGCCAGGCGGAGGTGGGGCTGTCGGCGCTCTTCGGGTCCTGGCCGTTGGCGAACGAGTCGTAGGGGCCGACGAGGTAGCCGGCCTTCTCGGCGGCGCTCACCGCGGCCTTGTCCATGGGGTCCGGTCCCGCGTCGTAGCCGAGCCACATCCGGTCGACGCCGAGCCTGCGCAACTGCCGCACGCCCTCCGCCTTGCGGGCGGTGCCCCAGGTGTAGGCGTGGAAGGCGCCGAGGAGTCTCTCCGTGGCGGGGTTCTTCGCGATCTTCCGCTTCAGGCTGCCGAGTCGGCCGCGCTCGGCGAGCCAGGAGCGGTAGTCGGCGGCGGGCGCCACGGGGTTGCCGTCGGTCAGGGCGAACGTGACGGTGTAGTCGCGGGTGCCCTCGCCGCGGTCGAAGGTGTGCCGCGCGGTGGTGCGCAGCCTTCCCTTGTCGGCGGTGAAGCCGAGGTCGGTGCCGATGTCGGTGGGGGTGAGGTAGCTGACTCCGGTGCGCTTCCCGGTGTGCTTGCCGAGGGTGTAGCCCCACAGGGGCAGGGTGAGCCCTTCGCTCATGTCGACGGTGCTGCCCGCGAGTTGCCCCTTCCCCTTCGTCCAGAAGGCGTCCTTGACGGGTATGTCCAGGCCTTCTCCGCGGGGCAGTTGGAGCGAGGTGGCGGTGGCGTCGGTGCCGGTGACGGGCCAGCTGACGTCGGTGTCGCGGTGCGCCTTCATGCTGAGGGAGAGGCGGCCGTGGTCGGTGCGCGCGGTGACGTCGATGCCGCGCCCGGGGTAGCTCCAGCGGGCCCGGCCCTCGCCGGTACGGGTCACGGGGCCCGGCTTGCCGAGGTCGGTGCCGGCGGCGTCGGAGAGGGTGAGGGCACGTCCTGAGCCGGTGCGGGCGCGGACGGCGAGCGTGGCGGTGTCGACGACCGCGGTGCCGCCGTCGAGGGAGAGTTCGACGTCGCGGCCGTGCGGCTCCTCCGCGCCCGCGGTGAAGGCGTAGGTCGTGGCGCCCGCAGCGGCGACAGCGAGGGCGATGGACAGGGCGAGGAAACGGGTCTCCGACCGCCTGCGGGCGTGGCCGGGAGAACTGCTCTTGTTGGGCATGGAGTAGTGGATAGTCGCCGCCTCTAAGAACCTCTTAAGAACGGGGACGGCTCGGCCGGGAGCAGGGGCGGTTCAGCCACCTGGCCGACTTCGTGCTAACAATACGAACGCAACATCGCACCACCACAACCAAAAAGTCGGGTCCCACCGGGGCCCAGGGGGAAGAAGAGGTATCAGCGCAGTGAACCGCATGCGCACGTCCGCCGCAGTTCTGGCCACCGCGGGGGCGCTCACCGCCGCTCAGCTGGGCCTGGCCGGGTCCGCTTCCGCGGCGTCCGGGCCGACCGTCAAATCCGCGCCGCGGGCCGTCGACGGCTGCCCGATCGACATCGTCTACCCGAAGCGCTTCTCGTACGACCGGTACGGGAACGTCACCAACGGTGGCCTGTACTTCGGCATCAAGAGCAAGACGACGAAGAGCATCAAGAAGGTCACCTTCACGGTGACCAACACGAAGAACGTCCGCTTCCGCACGGCGAAGCCGACGGGCGGCAAGATCACGCACCGCACGACGAAGACCGTCTCGGTCTACGACAAGACCTTCACGGGCAAGCAGAAGCTCGGCTTCAAGGTGCAGACGCGGCTGCTCAACACCCGTTCGTTCGGTGTGAAGTTCACCCTGCGCGGGTCCGGCTGGAACTGCGCGGTGAACCAGGGGACCTGGGGCCCCAGGTAGTTCACTCCGCGGACCGGGGCGGCCACGCGTCGCCCCAGTCCGCGTCGCGCGCCGCGCGGTAGAGGGGACCGTGGCGCTTGGTCACGGTCTTCCTGCGCAGCGCCTCGTCCGGTTCGCACAGGTCGAGGAGGACCTGACCCTTGCGGATCTGCGGGCGGCGCACGATGCGCGTGGGCGCGGGGTCCGGGTCGAAGCGGACCGCGGCGACGTAACTGAACTTCTCGTCCTCGTACGCCAGGGAGCCGCCCTTGACCTGGCGGTGCAGGGACGATCTGCTGACCCGCGCGGAGAAGTGGCACCAGTCCGTGCCGGGCTCGATGGGGCAGGCGGCGCTGTGCGGGCAGGGCGCGGCGACGCGGTAGCCCGCGGCGATGAGGCGGTCGCGTGCCTCGATGACGCGGTGGTAGCCGTCGGGGGTGCCGGGCTCGATGACGACGACGGCCTGTTCCGCCGCGTCGGCGGCGGCGTCGACGACGGATCGCCGGTCGGCTTCGGTGAGCTCGCCCAGCACATACGACACGGTGACGAGATCGGTGCTCTCCATCGCGAGCGCCGCTCCGATACGGGAGCGCTGCCACTGCACGCCGCGCAGCTGGGGCGCCGCGTCGGCCAGCTCCCGCCCGAGAGCGAGCGCGGGTTCGGCCCAGTCGAGCACGGTTACGGGCCGCTCCCCCGCCCAGGTCGCGGCGACGGCCCACGTGGCCGCGCCGGTCCCGCCGCCCACGTCCACGTGACTCCCGGGCGCCCACCCGTTCGGCGCCGCGTCCGCCAGCGCACCGAGCGCGCTCCGAACGGCTTCGAACGTCGCGGGCATCCGGTACGCCGCGTAGGCCGCGACATCCGCCCGGTCCCGCAGAATCGGCGCGTCGGTAGGGGTGCGCCCCCGGTAGTTGGCGATCAGCCGCTCGACGGCCTGGGCCGCCTGTCGCGGCGGAAGACCGTCCAGAAGCCCGGCGAGGGCGGCGCGCAGAATCTCGGCCGTGGAGGCGGCGGCCGTGGCGGGGGTGGGGACGTTCACCCGGTGATTCTACGGGCCGCGACGCGTCTGCCCGGCCCGGGCGGTCCAGCGACTGCGGCCCCGTCGTGGCCGCTCGCGCAGTTCCCCGCGCCCCTGAAATCCCCCCGGCACCGCCAAGGGGACGCGACGCGTCTGCCCGGCCCGGGCTGTTCGACAGGTGCGGACCCGTCGTGGCTGGTCGCGCAGTTCCCCGCGCCCCTAAAACGTCCCCGGCACCGCTGGCAGGGGCTGGTTGCTTGGGGGCGCGGGGGACTGCGCGAGCGGGCGGCGTCGGGCCGCAGACGCCGGCGCAGTTCAGGCGGGCAGACGAGCCCGCGTCACCGCCGCGGGCAAGCGCAGCGCTACCGCCCTCGCGCCGCGCGAGCAAGCCGCGTGGCCGCTGCCGCCCGCGGCGCGTTGTCCGGGGGCCGCCGGCGCGGGTGGACCGTGTTGGCGAGCAGAACCAAGAACGTGTCCGTCGACGGGTCGAGCACCAGCGACGTCCCCGTGAACCCCGTGTGGCCCGCCGCCCCCCGCCCCGCGAGCTCCCCCATGAACCACGGCTGGTCGATGCCGAACCCGAGGCCGGATCCCGCGAGCATCAGTTCGACGAAGTCGGGGCCGAGGATGCGGGCCCGGCCGTACGACCCGCCGCACAGCAGCGTGCGGCAGAGCACCGCCAGGTCCCGCGCCGTCGAGAAGAGCCCCGCGTGCCCGGCGACACCGCCGAGCGCCCACGCGTTCTCGTCGTGAACGGTGCCGCGCAGCATCCCGCGGTCGGCCTTCGCCCAGGGCTTGCGCTGGTCCTCCGTCGCCGCCGCGTCGGGGCGCGGCCCGAAGCCCGTGGCGGTCATGCCGAGCGGCCGGGTGATGCCCTCGCGGATGAGGTCGTCCAGGGGGCGGCGGGTGAGGCGCTCCAGGATGTGCTGGAGGAGCAGCATGTTCAGGTCGGAGTAGACGTAGTCGCCGGGGGCGGTGACAGGGGCCTCGGCGCGCAGCGCCGCGAGGCGTGCCGCGGAGTCGGGGCAGTCGTACAGCGGCAGCTCGGGCCGCAGCCCGGAGGTGTGGGTGAGCAGCTGGCGCACCGTGATGCGGTGCTGCGCCGCGGCCGTGAACTCGGGAACGTACGCCCCGACGAGCGCGTCGATGCCGAGCGTGCCGCGCTCCAGCTGCTGCACGGCGGCGACGGTCGTGAACAGTTTGGTGAGCGAGGCGAGGTCGAAGGGCGTGGTGGTGCGCATCGGGACCCGCCATTCGGGGGGCAGCTCGACGCCGCGGTCCGTCTCCGGGTCGTACGAGGCGTAGCGCACCGCCCACCCCGCCGCCTCCTCCGCCGCGATGACGGGCCCGCGGCCCACGAGGACGACGGCGCCCGCGCACCACGGTCTCGGCCCGCGCGTCAGGTCGGCCACCTCGGCGACGAGGCGGCCGATCTCGTCGGGGTCGAGGCCCGCGCGGTCCGGGGTGCCGGGGCGCAGGAGTCTGGGTGCGCTCAGTGGTCCGCCTCCGTCGCGTGCGTCGTGGGTCCGTGCTGCCAGGGGCGGCACAGTCCTACGAAGCATGCGATGGCTGCCAGCGCGCAGGCCAGCTGGACCACGGCCATCGGGACGGCCGTGTCCTCGCCCGCGATGCCGACGAGCGGCGAGGCGACGGCGCCGACGAGGAAGGAGGAGGTGCCGAGGAGTGCGGAGGCGGAGCCCGCGGCGTGCGGGGTGCGGATGAGGGCGAGGGACTGGGTGTTGGGCAGGGTGAGGCCCATCGACGACATGAGGACGAAGAGTCCGGCGGCGACGGGGAGCAGGCCGACGTCGCCGAAGACGCCGGTCGTCATGAGGAGGAGCGCGACCGCGGCGACGGTGACCATGGCGAGGCCGACGGCGAGGACCTTGTTGAGGCTGGTGCGGCCGACGAGGACCTTGCCGTTGATCTGGCCCGCGGCGATCAGTCCGACGGAGTTGACGCCGAAGAGGAGGCTGAAGGTCTGCGGGGACGCGCCGTAGATCTCCTGGATCACGAAGGGCGATGCGGAGATGTACGCGAAGAGTGCGGCGAACGCGAAGCCGCCCGCGATCATGTAGCCGGCGAAGACGCGGTCGGCGAGGAGCGACTTCATGGTGCGCAGCGCCTCGACGGTGCCGCCGCCGTGCCGCTTCTCGGGGGCGAGGGTCTCGGGGAGGCGGCGCCAGACCAGCAGGGTCAGGGCGGTACCGACGACCGTGAGGACGACGAAGATGCCGCGCCAGTCGGTGAAGCGGAGCACCTGGCCGCCGATGAGGGGCGCGGCGACGGGGGCGACGCCGGAGATCAGCATCAGGGTGGAGAAGAAGCGGGCCATGGCCACGCCGTCGTACAGGTCGCGGACGATCGCGCGGGCGATGACGATGCCGGCGGAGCCCGCGAGGCCCTGGAGCAGCCGGAAGCCGATGAGGAGCTCGGCGGTGGGTGCGAACGCGCAGGTCGCGGTGGCGATGACGTAGACGAGGAGGCCGATGAGGAGCGGGCGGCGGCGGCCCCACTTGTCGCTCATGGGGCCGACGACGAGCTGGCCGAGTGCCATGCCCATGAGGCAGGCGGTGAGAGTCAGCTGGACGGTCGCGGCCGGGGCGCTCAGGGCGTCGGTGACCTCCGGCAGCGCCGGCAGGTACATGTCCATGGAGAGCGCGGGGACGGCGGTGAGGCCGCCGAGCACGAGGGTGACCAGGGCTCCGGTACGGCGGAGGGCGGCGGGGCCGGATGGCTCCGCCGCCTTCGTTATCGCGTGGTCTTCGGTGGCCTGCCCGAGCTCAGGCATCGCGCCCCTCCCAGTCGCTGCGTTTCGCCTCTGCCGGCTTCTATCGTCGCAGCTGTGGGCGGGTGGTCCGGACCGCTTTCCGCTACGCCGGGTGCAGGCCCGGCTTCCCCGCCTCCGTCACGAAGGACGCCGCCGTGCTGATGGGGGCGCCCGGCTTGCTGATCTGGGGGACCGTCTTGAAGTCGGCGAGGGCGGAGTCGCGGTCGAGGGCGACGGTCACGTAGCCGCGGCGGCCGTTGTAGAACTTCATGTGCGGGTTGGCCTTCATGAGCGTCTCCCAGTTGGCCGGCTTGTCGGCGCCGTCCTTGCCGCTCGCGATGGAGGTGGCGACGATCTCCGTGCCGACGTTCTTCGAGGACGGGTCGTCGAAGTCGTCCTTGATGTCGAAGGCGTAGCCGACGTGGACGTCGCCGGTGAGGACCATGAGGTTGTCGATGCCCGCGGCCTCGGCGCCCGCGAGGACCCGGTTGCGGGAGGCGCGGTAGCCGTCCCAGGCGTCCATGGAGAGCTTGGCCTGCGCGTTGAGGTCCAGCCTGCGCTCGGAGAAGGCGACCTGCTGCGGGACGACGTTCCACAGGGCGTTCGAGCGCCGCCAGCCGTCGAGGAGCCAGCGCTCCTGGGTGGCGCCGGTGATGCTGCGCGCCGGGTCGTCCGACTCGGGGCCCGGGACGTGGGCCTTGTCGCCGTAGGCCTGGTCGGAGCGGTACTGGCGGGTGTCCAGGATGTCGAACTGGGCGAGGCGGCCCCAGGTGAGGCGCCGGTAGAGCTGCAGGTCGGGTCCGCTCGGCGTCTGCGCGCGGCGCAGCGGCTGGTTCTCCCAGTAGGCGCGGTAGGCGGCGGCGCGGCGGAGCAGGAACTCGGCCGGCGGGTCGTCGTTCTCGGAGATGTCGTCGGCGTAGTTGTTCTCGGTCTCGTGGTCGTCCCAGGTGACGACGAAGGGGTGCGCGGCGTGTGCGGCGCGCAGGTCGGGGTCGTGCTTGTAGAGGGCGTACCGCAGGCGGTAGTCCTCCAGGGTCTTCGTCTCCTTGTTGAAGTGTGCGGGCAGCGTGCGGTCGGTGTAGTTGCGGGCGCCGCCGGTCGCGTCGACCGCGTACTCGTAGAGGTAGTCGCCGAGGTGGAAGACGACGTCGACGTCGTCCTGGGCGAGGTGCTTGTAGGCGGTGAAGTAGCCGTCGTGGTACGCCTGGCAGGAGACGGCGGCGAGGGTGAGGCTCCCGGCGCGGCTGACTGCGGCGGGCGCGGTGCGGGTGCGGCCCGTCTCGCTGATCCAGCTGCCCGTCCTGAAGCGGAACCAGTAGGTGCGGCCCGGGAGCAGGTGTTCCGCCTCGACGTGCACGGTGTGGCTGAACTCGGGGTGCGCGGTGACCGTGCCCCGTCTGGCGACGCGGCGGAAGCGGGCGTCGTGGGCGATCTCCCACTGGACGGTGACGCGCCGGCGCGGGAGGCCGCCGCCGGGCTCGTAGGGGGCGGGGGCGAGTCGGGTCCAGAGCAGGACCGAGGTGGGCTGCGGGTCGCCCGAGGCGACACCGAGGGTGAAGGGGTTGTCCGCGATGCGGCGGGCGTCGAGCTCGGCCGCGCCCGCGACGCCCGCGGTGGGCAGGTTGGTCGCGAAGGCGAGCGCGGCGGCGGCGCCCGTGACGGTGAGGAAACGGCGGCGTCCCAGGTGCTGGGCGGCGGCCCGGATCTCGGATGCGTGCTGCTGGCCTGTGTTGGTCATGTGGCCCTCCCCTGACGATTGGTGTCAGGGGCATGGAAGTGGTGGGGGACGACGCGCGACTGTCGCGTACACAACACCCGTATGGCGGGCGGATGATGTCCGTGTGGACGCCCCTCCCGTACGCTGCGGGGCCATGAACGCTGAGCGAACTGACGCATCGAACGGGTCGGGGACCACCCCTTCCGGAGCCTCGTCCAAGGTCGCCGTGGTGACCGGCGCCGGGTCCGGAATCGGCCGTTCCGTCGCCCTCGAACTGCTCGCCGCGGGCTGGTCCGTCGCGCTCGCGGGCCGCCGCACGGAGACCCTGGAGGAGACGGCGGCCCTCGCGGCGGCCGCGTCGGGCGCACGGGACGACGCGGTTCTCCGCGTACGGACGGACGTCTCGCGCCCCGAGGACGTGACGGCCCTCTTCTCCCGCGTCGCCGCCGGATTCGGCCGTCTGGACCTCCTCTTCAACAACGCCGGCACGTTCGGCCCCGGCGGCGTCCCGGTCGAGGAACTCCCCTACGACGCCTGGCGCCACGTCGTCGACACCAACCTGAACGGCGCGTTCCTGTGCGCGCAGGCGGCGTTCCGCCAGATGAAGGAGCAGGACCCGCAGGGCGGCCGCATCATCAACAACGGCTCCATCTCGGCCCACGCCCCGCGCCCGAACTCGGTGGCGTACACGGCGACGAAGCACGCCCTGACCGGTCTGACGAAGTCACTCTCCCTGGACGGCAGGCCGTACCGCATCGCGGTCGGCCAGATCGACATCGGCAACGCCGCGACCGACATGACCGAACGCATGCAGTCCGGAATTCTCCAGGCGAACGGCCAGTTGGCGAGCGAGCCGGTGATGGACGTGACGGACGTGGCCCGCACGGTGCGGCACATGGCGGAACTGCCCCTGGAGGCGAACGTTCAGTTCGCGACGGTCCTCGCGACGAACATGCCGTACGTCGGCAGAGGCTGAGACGACGAGATCTCCACAAGTGGAATAGGAAGTACCGCATCAATCCGCGCCAGTGCTCCCCTTATGCTCAGTTCCTCTCCACGAGAACTTCACACTTGGAGCACTCCTTGCGCATACGCACCACGGCCCCCGCCGTCCTCGCCGCCGCCGCCCTTTCGGTCTCGCTGCTCGCCGCGTCCCCCGCGTCGGCGGCGACGGCGCGCCACCAGGGCGGGCTGCACCTCGGGACCATCCAGTACGACAGCCCGGGCCGGGACACCCGTTCGAACTCCTCGCTGAACGCGGAGTGGGTGAACATCCACAACAGCAGCCGCTCGGCGATTCAGCTCAAGGGCTACAAGCTGAAGGACGACACCGGCTACACGTACACCTTCGGCAGCTACAAGATCGGCGCCGGCAAGACCGTCAAGGTCCGCACCGGCAGGGGCTCCGACGCCTCCGGCGTGCGCTACTGGGGCCGCGGCAACTACGTCTGGAACAACACCGGCGACAAGGCCCGCCTGATCAAGCCGAGCGGCTCGCAGCTCGACTCCTGCAAGTGGACGCGGCAGGGTTCGGGCTCCATCAGCTGCCACTGACCCGGCTGCCACTGACCACCATCAGGGGGTGGGGGGAAGGGCGACCGCTCCGCGGCGAGGGCCCCGCGGTTGGGGCCGCGGGAACGAACCACGCCGCGGAACGGTCGCCCTGCGACAGAGACCGGGAACGGTCAGGCCTGTCCCGTCTCGAAGCGGGAGATCTTGCCGTCGTCGACGGTGAAGTACCACTTCGTCCGCATCTCGCCCCACGTGTCGTTGCGGTACGACGCCGTCAGCACGCGGCCGCCGTCCGACTCGGAATCGATGTCCATGTGGCCGTGGGACGAGAAGATCTCGCGCTCCGCCCAGTCGGCGACGTCCCGGTCGGTGCCGTCGTCCGCCATGGTCGCGCCGGGCGCGAGGAGGGCGTCGAAGGCGGCCCTGTCGTGGGAGTTCACCGCGGTCACGAAGGCGCGGACCGTGGGGTCTGCGAGCCGGTTCACCTGGATGCTCATGGGTTCACGGTCACACCGGGCGGCGTCCGTCGCCACCGCTGCCCCGCCGGACGGGCGTCACCCGTACGGCCCGTGGGGCCGGGTGCCCGCGGCCGGTCCGGTGGACGGTGGAGGCGGACGCGACCGCCACCCCGCCGAGGGGCCGAACCAGGAGTTCCCCATGACCACCTGCACGTGCCTGGACCGCCGTGACCTCGGACTGCTGCTGCTCCGCGCGGGCACCGGCGGGGTGCTCGCCGCACACGGCGCCCAGAAGCTGTTCGGCTGGTTCGGCGGCGGCGGTGTCGCGGGCACCGGCGCCTTCATGGAATCCATCGGGTACGCGCCGGGCCGCCTGAACGCCGTCGTCGCGGGCCTCTGCG from the Streptomyces venezuelae genome contains:
- a CDS encoding glycerophosphodiester phosphodiesterase, which codes for MVIRTVLTGLTALTLTAPNGFLAPIEWGGGPLTVEALPRVVYTAHRGGALEVPENSMSGLLAAFERGTAQVIDFDTRILRDGTLVVMHDDTVDRTTYTSGSVRRMDRWDWLGVRLRPGTELPGSWRPERPPTVAEVLDRFGGKIMLMLEAKDPKSLDPLARLIRSRRLTRSVFVNTNDPAVARRAHRLGLLAQLWRSRRQMLTDRPEGWAAFVDVLDVDHKARDGDLLRAVNSGIPRVWAHTVTRPRQRDRVLWLGCNGVITDAPGLLSRTPVKKYKPVKVGGPARR
- a CDS encoding TetR/AcrR family transcriptional regulator, translating into MAQKTAPDSTRRSERSRRAIYDAALALVTEVGYAKLTIEAIAARAGVGKQTIYRWWTSKGAVLLDAFLDLGEQAARAASEGAGRTDVQTEIPNTGDLEADLKYVLRATVDEFNDAKYDAPYRALAAEGLLNPELGAEFVEKLLEPQLQLYVTRVEQAREAGQVAPGIDPRIALELWSSPLAQRWLMRSGPLTHDYADKLVEYALYGIAPRPATS
- a CDS encoding bifunctional DNA primase/polymerase, with protein sequence MGAEFGSRSGGRSRISQWLRRRPKDTSADDRAREDLLLAAAGAGLPLAPAAYPSGYRCSCDRIGCPTPARHPVSFAWQTQSTTDRGQIERWARHQPQANFITATGMVHDVLDVPLDAGLEALERLLAAGIDVGPVAESGGSNGHGRLLFFTATRGTPEDEDEWWPCELDCHPETMDEHPGLRWHCRGSYVLVPPARLPGDLEVRWLRGPEHPLPDPLTLLATLTDECARVAGEPQEDIAAWPLRG
- a CDS encoding glycoside hydrolase, translating into MPNKSSSPGHARRRSETRFLALSIALAVAAAGATTYAFTAGAEEPHGRDVELSLDGGTAVVDTATLAVRARTGSGRALTLSDAAGTDLGKPGPVTRTGEGRARWSYPGRGIDVTARTDHGRLSLSMKAHRDTDVSWPVTGTDATATSLQLPRGEGLDIPVKDAFWTKGKGQLAGSTVDMSEGLTLPLWGYTLGKHTGKRTGVSYLTPTDIGTDLGFTADKGRLRTTARHTFDRGEGTRDYTVTFALTDGNPVAPAADYRSWLAERGRLGSLKRKIAKNPATERLLGAFHAYTWGTARKAEGVRQLRRLGVDRMWLGYDAGPDPMDKAAVSAAEKAGYLVGPYDSFANGQDPKSADSPTSAWPGTVYPDYCVRDAEGKPETGFGGRGCYLSSQAFEQSEPREHHLADRTRSMVANGADSYFLDVDATGELFRDHAEGHRMTKAKDRTNRLARMKRIAEHGKGGLVLGSETAGAWANQALAFDHGAGTPVADGLWKLQKDREKWGGYYPETAPGVFFKPVALPAELAKAMYDPRYRVPLYETALHGSLVNAERWELSYEKLPDQKTDRALTAMLYNTPLNYVLDGPSLKKHGAELAALQKYFAPLHEAAGIEPLTSYERLTADTAGNSVQRTVFGGGTLTVTANFGTKAHGGLPGGCVDARLKGDDEPRRLCPAELRKG
- the ddaH gene encoding dimethylargininase — its product is MSRNPRSPRRATPRRYLMCPPAHFKVTYSINPWMDPAKPVDVPLAIAQWEDLRDRYRSLGHTVEELTPRPGLPDMVYAANGATVVGGRVLGARFAYAEREQEAAAHLEWFRAHGFTEIHEPVHINEGEGDFAVTASYVLAGRGFRASPLSHGEAQECFGRPVIGLDLVDPRYYHLDTALAVLDDAADEVMYYPPAFSPGSRAVLRRLFPDALIAEEPDAVALGLNAVSDGLHVLLPQAAAGLFQPLRERGYEPVPMDLSELLKGGGSVKCCTQELRS